The segment CAAAAGATCAAGGGATTTGATCAGAACATTGGGGCGCGTTCCTTCGGGGGCTATTAACCCCTACTTCCGTCTCACTTTAGTCTGGAGGAGAAAAGTGAGATGAACGAATTTCTGATTACTTCTGTATAGTAAGCTACGGTTTTGGCCCATGTCAAGGAAATTGCCGTTCTGTATAAGCTTCTACACAATCCTGTATCCCTTGTATCTCAAAGGATTGAGGCGTTCAGCGGGAATTCAGAAAAAACCTGCCATTTTTGCCCGTCGTGGCGAAGCAGGGTGAGGGCGGGCACCACAAACTCGGCGGCAAAGGGGCGCTGCTCAAATTCTGCCCAAGCGCGGTGAAATGCGGCGGGCGTCAGGTCGCGGAAGCCGACGGTGACGTGGGGGGTGAAGGGCCAAGGGGCGCGGCGACGGCCAGAATTTGGTTCCCGGTAGCCTTGACACAACCCGCAGTGGGTTTCTAAATGGGCTACTAACGCTGGCTGCAAAGCCAGCAGCGCCGCCGTCTGATGCACATCAACGTAGATCACTCGGGGTGGAAACGCATTAAACCCTTCTAGAAAAACGGGAATGGGTGGGTGCTGCTGAACAAATTGGTGCAGGTGGTGGGTTAGCTCCCCCAGCCGGTCTAGAGGCCAATCAAAGGGCGGCTGTAGGGTAATGTGGGGCGGAGATCTGAGGGCGGCCTGACTGCCATAACGTAGCTTGATGTCCTGCTGGATAGCGGTAATGGCCTCCTGCACCAGCTGAGGCGGCAGCAGAGCCACAAAAAAACGAGCAGATTTTGGCGGTGGGCTGGCCATAGAGCCGGGCAAACCTCAGGGATGAAAACTCGGGCTAGGGCCAGCGGTTGCGATCCCTCTCATAGAACGTCAGCCGGGCGTAGCCGAGAAAAGTAGGTTCTACCGTGTCGCCCACCGGGTAAGCCGTTGCCCCAAACAGGTAGACCCCGCCAAAGCGAGGATTTCTTACGGGCCGCAGGGCCAGGGTGATGGGTGCCCCTGGGGCAGCGGGCGGGTCGAAGGGAATGGTCAACTCGCGGGTGTCTGGGGCTTGGGTGAGTTCGCCCAAAGGTAGCGACACCCGGCCCTCGGAGGTGTTGGCGAAGGCTTCGATCGCCTCTAGCCGGTAGCGAAAAATGGGGTCGTAGCCTTCATTCAGGCGAATCACCACCCGGTCTAACGGCTCAGCAGCGGCCTCAGGGAAATCGAAGGTAAGGTAGTAGGTGACGTTGCTTTCGCTGACCAGGTTGCGGGTGGCGTAGCTCTCGGTTAGGCGTGGCGGGTACGAGAAACCCACGGTGCCGTCCGAGTATTGAATGGCCGGGGCGGAGGCGGGAGCTAAAAATCCTGTGGCAGACCCTAGGGTCAGCAGACTGGCACCGGCCAGGGCAGCGCCCCGGCGCAGGTATGACCAAGGTAGATCGGTATGCATAGGGCGATCGCGGCAACAATCCCCCACCGTGGGCGACTGCGACATCGCCAGCGGCGGGCTAGATAGCTTAAGTCTAGCGCCGCCTGCCGGAAAATTTGGGCCAGAACTTTGAGATTGCCCTAGGTGTCAAACAGGTTGAGCTGTAGCTCTGGCTTGACCCGCATCACCACCAGAGTCATGTCGTCGTCGTTGCCGCGATCGCCGCCAATGAAGCGATCGAGCAGGTCAAAGGTGTACTCTAAAATTGCCTCAGCTGAGGTGCAGTTGCGGCAGGCCCACTGGAGCGCCCGCTCCAGGTTTTCTTCCTCAAACCGCTCGCCGCGAGGGTTGGCGGCCTCGGTAAAGCCGTCGGTGTAAAACACCACCGTGTCGCCCGGCTGTAGTTCCACTTCGGCCTCGCAGTACTCGGTGTTCATGTCGAGCCCCAGCAGC is part of the Nodosilinea sp. PGN35 genome and harbors:
- a CDS encoding 2'-5' RNA ligase family protein, whose protein sequence is MASPPPKSARFFVALLPPQLVQEAITAIQQDIKLRYGSQAALRSPPHITLQPPFDWPLDRLGELTHHLHQFVQQHPPIPVFLEGFNAFPPRVIYVDVHQTAALLALQPALVAHLETHCGLCQGYREPNSGRRRAPWPFTPHVTVGFRDLTPAAFHRAWAEFEQRPFAAEFVVPALTLLRHDGQKWQVFSEFPLNASIL
- a CDS encoding DUF2808 domain-containing protein; protein product: MHTDLPWSYLRRGAALAGASLLTLGSATGFLAPASAPAIQYSDGTVGFSYPPRLTESYATRNLVSESNVTYYLTFDFPEAAAEPLDRVVIRLNEGYDPIFRYRLEAIEAFANTSEGRVSLPLGELTQAPDTRELTIPFDPPAAPGAPITLALRPVRNPRFGGVYLFGATAYPVGDTVEPTFLGYARLTFYERDRNRWP